CCATTAACTCCCCACTAACTTCAAATAACTCCCCCACTAACTTCAAATAACTCCCCCACTAACACAATCATCAAGTAACCGTGTATAGATCAGTGTATTGTACTTCAAATCAATATGCATCAATATCATGCATGTTTTCTCTTATGTACTTGTGTCTTGTCACCAATCAAATAAAAGTGATGGACCAAGAGAGTTGTCTACTATCCCAATTTCTATCATCAAATTGAGTGTCAGAAAGTAGTCCTTAGGATACTATTAGGACAATTTCTGCGACAAATCAGAATGCTAGTTAGATGCTAATATTCTCAGATGATATACCTGGTGATTGGTGGTTTCCAAAAGCCACAAGGAAGATGTTTCCGAGAACAATGAAGGCTGTGGCTACGAGCACTCTGCAAATACAAGTAATATGCACGATGTTGAAAGAGTGATAAACCATTGCTAtttggttagagtgaagtgtacTCAAGTTTAAGAATTTAGAAATTAACATACTTGACAGCCACATTTTTATTCAGCACAAAAAAGGCAAATGCGATGTTCGAGACAAATTGGACAGATCCCAGAGCTGCAAGAAGTGACTGcagaaaagataaaagaaaaaaatgacatcaacgtaaaaaaaatcaattgtaCATTATGCGTCTACTGGCCAATCAAGATAACTAAATACTACTCccctccgtccaccaaaaaATAGTCCCGTCCACCAAAAATAGTCCCGTCCACCAAAAATAGTCCCATGGGTGGACAACACGGGTTTTAttgagaaattggtaaagtaagagagaagaagaagaaaatttgAGTAAAATGCacgagagagaatgagaaaaagtaggtaaagtatgagagaaagagaaaatgtgGATAAAATAGTGGTAATAATTTGagagaaactttccattttgtatgggactattttttatggacatccCGAAATGGAAAGATGGGACTATACAAATGGCTGATTCGAAGAGGCTGTTTAACTTATGATACTCACCTGAGCAGCATAgccaaatgaaatgaaattaagAGAGTTTCcaagaataaaaaagataatccCTGCATATTAATAGCATGTGTCATTTTAACTGAGAGATCACTGGGCATTACTCAAAACGGTAGACCTTAAATTCATAGTACCAATTCTCCACGTCTGGAAGTATATAATAGGCTTTGTGAACGATTTTCCATTTGTCCCATTATTGCCAACACTAGAATGtctttctctctacaaaataaaaatacaaagaaTCCTATTATAAAAATGATTCTAGTGAAATTACTAAAGACAAAAGCAAGATCATCTTTACTTTTCCATATGTTTTGTGTAACAATGTAAACAGACCAGTAGAGAACCAAAACACAAGATGCCAGCATGGAATATATGTGTAAAAGTTCTAGAACATCATTTTCTATCCTATCTTGCTTTATCACCAACCAACTATGGTCCCATGGACATCATCTGCTAGTCCGTCATGCTCCATGGTAGGTTCAAGGAATTACTTTAACATATTGCTCTTGAATTGGAATTTACTGCCTTCCTTTGATTTAGTAGTATGATCCACAAACAAGTTGTACTACACACCTAACCGATGCTGACTAATACTACAAAATAAGCAGAAATGAGAATATTTTACAGGTAAAAGAATGGATTGGGTGGACACATGAAAGATTAATGCATACATTTCTCATGAAGAAGCACAGAGGATAAGAGAATAGATACTAAGACCGTAGCATTTATGATTATTAATTGCCACCATTGCAACTGTTATCATATGCCACTTGTGCATGCATGTGAAGGTTTTCTGGCATGCCATACAAAAATGGACCACTACAATACAAGGTCAATAACTGATACTTGTTTCACTTAATAATACAAATGATTAAAAGAGCAGAAAATATGTTTGCTGCGAACGAGGGGAATGATCCATTTGGCTAATTATCCCCATCaaggaaatgaaaaataattagcAAGCAGTTTAGGGGTAACAGCTGAAATCCCAGCGCACCTCATCATGACCCAATTTAAGGAGGTTGGTTCCAAAGTTGATTGCAATGCTGCCGAAAAGGTTGATGAAGGCTCCAACAACCCACTCCCCCATTGATAAGTGCAGGGTTGAAGACAGTTCAAATAAAGTAGGAAACCGTGACACTATTCAGCCACATTCATCACAATGTCAAGTCCAAATGTTAATTGCATACACCTAGAGGGcaattctttttttcctttgcaGCTTCCAGTGTTCCTCAAAGCTGCACGGCCGAGAGCTGTGTGGGAGAATAGAAACCAAAGCCGAAAGTGGTGGATGTCCCTTCACGATCAATCAAAATAGAGCAATTCAGATTCTAACCTCACcaaaaattaatcaatgtcaCATTATGTTGATCCCCGAAGGATTAACAGTTGATATTGGGGAAAGAGAAATTGAATGTGCAGCAGCTCAAATTCTAATTTCTTCAGATCCGACCTAATGCAGATTGAGAAGCAATTTGAAAAAGAAGCAGTATACATAGATTTGAAAAAGGCAAAAGCTGTAAATGAAGGAACATTGCAAAAGTAAGAAATTCAAACAGCAAAGTAAAAATACCTGATCAAAAGAGAGGGAGCGACAACAAGGATGAATCAACAAAAGTCGTAGGAAAACCGAACCTCGGGGGGTGGGGCGGGATGAGGAGAGATTATGAATTGTCTTTCCCAAAAGGATGGAGGgagggaggaagagagagagagaagggaagACAAAATTTGGAAGCGCAATTGAAAATTCTTGAACGGCAGCTGAAGCTGGCCGTCGTGTTTGAGGAAGAAGCGTCTGCTCTTTTTccaatttctttttaatttattcaactCCATAAATTAAGGGTCAATTTTGCGTGCCAAAGCATACACGCGACATTTTATCGCACAACCGTCTTTACAAGCGACTTTCCAACTATAAACTGTTTTTcatcatcattttttaatttataattatccatgataaattaaatttatgttttaatgaaaaaatttaatactataaattGTGAAGTTTTGGAATAACATCATTgattaattttcaaatatttaaggtatttttttaagatgcaattttcttatttttaatagAGATAAAACGACCACTAGTTTCCAATCCATTAACATAACACATAATACAAGAACATGACCTAACTCGTGTAACTAAATTGTGCCAATTGAGCAAACTAATCAAATCAAACCCAGCCATATTCATAttagaacaaaattaattaggATAATTAAGATCGATCAATTACTAAATAAAAGAATACATACCTTTAACTCAAGTCCAAACAACCAAACTCAAGCCTAATTGTATTGAACTCATTTAGATTTCAATCTAAACTAATCAAGTGAACGTGTTGTATTCTTCTTTCCTTCACAGTTCATCATCCGAGCAAAATAGCGGCCGTTGAATGCAATTTCACAAACTTTTTGCGTTGTGAACCGAGCAAACACAAATTACACGTATGCATTGTTCAAAAACGATAACGGGCATATATGGTAACAAGAAAAAGATTGTACAAGGGATGTACAAACCAAAAGATAGATGCTCCATAAAACATAATGTTTTTGCAATGGCACAAGTTTGTCAGGTAAGAAGCCTAACTAATTGACCCTTAATCTCGACAATTCATCATTCTTTTCCTAAATTACAGCTCGTTGAATGCAACTTCCTTGTCCAATAAACGAATTCTTGTCTGAAATATTCATATTCACTACAAATTTTATGTCTGATTAGTAGGGCTGCTTATGTGGTTATCAGTTATGGGTTAAAACAATACCAAACCGATCGATTATCGTCGTGTAATCAATGTCTTTACACATTAATTAATAAGTTGTTAGTGATCTCAATCAGTCTGCTTATTTCTTCATATATTTTTATCCCTGAGTATGTTTTGTTAGAATATGCTTATTTGATTTTCAACTGGATTAAGAGGGAAATGGAGTTGAGCAACATGATTGGTCGAAATATCTCGACCAAGGAGGAAATAAATCAGGaagagaaaaaacaaaaaaagaacatACTTTTCTATCGTCTGTCACAATCCAATTGAAGTTTAAgagttgtgtattttattatcaaCATATAACTTAGGGAGCATTTGAATGTTTGCCCTATTAATCAAACAAAACGTCTTCTTGATGGAGAGCACACAGCTGTAATCTATATGAATGAATGACAACAAAGCATATATATCTGCGGACAaatcaaatttcttttcaacatgtttttccTGACTAACCTTGCCCTATAAAATCTCAATGCCGAGCCGATTACTTTATATACTTCATCAAGGCTCCCAAAGAGCTCTCTACTCGATATATGTCCTGAAAAAAGAAAGACAAAACAGATGATAAACAGTCACTAATCAAGAATGGTTTAAAATATAATGTGGTATACCTTCAAAAAAAAACTTATGAACTAGTTATAGTGAACGCATCTTGTTCGATCAACTCCCCCAGCAAGTGGTATCTATACTGCACCAATGAATTTGCACTTCTCTATGTCTAGTTTGTACATGTCTGTGTATACTAGTGATGCTAATACTTTATCAAGGCCGGTAGCGAAGCATAAAGTTCAGATAAACACTGGAAGATCCAATCGAGCAACTGTTCTCTTGGAAGTTCGAGTAGGAGTTCAGCCTAAATCACAATAAAATCAAAGATATGTGAAATATGCAGAAATTTGACTTGAGGGAAATCATGAAGAGATTTGATTCTTTCCCTCACCCTTCAGTATGTGAATAGTCATTTCAGGGAGAAAGTATTGACGTACCTTGATTGATCCATACTCAAAAACAAGAGAATTTCGATGTACTTCAGATGTCATTGAATCCATCATCAGCTTGAAAACCTTTTTGCTCATGTTtgttttcatttgaaccatCTTGCCTGAAGCATATACTGTAGTGATTCCTAAATCTGCAGCCATTCTCCTGACGTATAGCTTCTTCAACAATATTTCCATGGAGTAAGGCTCTTTTCCATATTGCCGGCGTAGATTTTCAGTAAATTGAATTAGATTCCAGATATCTTTTTCAGCAGCTTTCTCAGCTTCATCTAGTATTTCCAAGGGGTTCTCTAGATAATTAATGTACTCAGAGGGAAGATGTGGAttcaaattcacatcaaactgcAAGGAACAAACTTGAAATCTTAGACATGCAAAGCTAAAAAAAGAAAGCACATCCTCTAATTTATAGTAACTCACATGAAGGATAATGAATAACAGATCATGGAAAAGAACATAGATGGTCAGCAGCTCGCCTCAAAATCAACTTTACCGAGTTAAATTATGTTGGAAAGTAGATAATACCTGCACTGAGTGGTAAGGAACAACAATTACGCGGTGTTCGTCTACCTGGGAGTCAAGAAACAAACATATCCCGTGAATTGGGGGAAAGAATCTAGACACATGaacaatatttaattttctttcaaTCATCACATTTCATTCCTCCAAATTATCGTAGTCATTACTATACATGCATCAACTAAGCATTACCTTAACAACAAAAAAAAGCAAACTACATATTACTGAGCAACATTTCCAATATAACTTCCAAAAACAAGCCAAAACAACAACAAACTTTTCCCATTATTATTAGCATTAGCAAAGAGACCTGTGAACTACCTTGGATAGGCTCTCAAACAGCATTTCAAAGAAAAGATCGATCCCAACATTCCCAACATCCCCTGTTTGTTGCTCACCGAATATGTTACCAAAGCCTCTAATAGCCATGTCTCTTTCTGCAATTTGAAACCCTTGGCCGAGATCTTTACATTCTTCTAAAGCAGCAAGCCTTTCCTGAAGAGTCAAATTGCAAATGCAATTTTCAATAAATAACCAATATAGCCACTCAGAGTCAACTGCATATAAGTGACATAGGGAATATAGATCTACAAATATACTGAGCCGCATATAACCTGcattaatttatttcaataaCTGATATAGCTAATGCTAGATGAAATAAAATGGAACGTACAAGTGCGAGATCAGAAAGCAGCGACTTATCCGGGTAAAATAGGTACGCATGAGCCTCTTTATCTGCTCGGCCCACCCTTCCACGCAACTGGCCAGTGAAGTATGTAAATATTACAAACTGCTggtcaaaatttaaattttgcaaCTCTATTGTGTTTAGCATGGCGCTTCTTTTCCATTTGGTATGTATATGTGAATGCCAAGATATtagttgtacattatttacttcACGGTTTATTTTGCTTGGAGAAACAAAAGCCCAAATTCAGTAATTTAACCCACAATTTCCAAGCACAATATCAGTCTCAATTTTATCAACTTGGGAAGCTTAATAGATAATTAGACAAAGCACAGAGGAGACAGAAAAACCTGATACAATTGAGCAAGGCCAAATTGCTGAACATCTTGAATTATAATGGTGTTGGCATTTTGAATGTCAAGCCCACTTTCAACTATGTTTGTGCATACTAAAATCTTAATATGCCCCTGCGCAAACTTTTCCATGGTGTCCTCCAGCTGTCTAGAGTATTGCTGGATAAGACCACAAAAGAAAAAGGTTAAAACATAGTAGCAATTTTATTACGACATTTCCATAGATTGGCATCAGAATTTTAGATAAAGCTGCTGCACCTAGTCCTAAAAGGTAAAATCTAAAGTGCCTCACAAAAAAACAGCTTGTATGTTGGAAATATGAAGCAGATCCGCAATGCAAAACAAAAATAAGTTACCCCTAGACATATGTTCACAATgcaacatatatacataattcaGAATGTAAGAAAGATCACCTTTCCATGAGCTATTGCAATCTCAATATTTGGATAGGACTGTTCCAGAAATTCCATAACCTCTTCAAGCCCTGTCAACAGTGTATGTTGTAACATTCTGACTATGATTTTCCATGTTAACATGTGCGTacataattcaagaaaatttatactccctccgtcccagctaagatgacacagtttcctttttggtttgtcccaaccaagatgacacatttctatttttggtaactttctCTATCCAATTAATACATCCAACCACTTTTTTATCActccaattaaatattcaactctctttctcgctccatttaatacttacaccaactctttctctctccaattaaacacattaaccaacaactcctaaaatcccgtgccgactaagaaatgtgtcttcttagccgggacggagggagtagttaattACCCTTAATACGAGGCAAAACATAAAACACTTGGCCACCACGGTCCAACTCATGGTTAATTGCAGAGGTCACCCTCTCTTTCGTGTATGCAGAAAGATGGGTTTTTATTGGGACCCTCTCCGGAGGTGGCGTTGATATCAAACTGCAGGGAgtgcaaaatgaaaaaaataaggaaaatacTATACACATATATCATAAAATAAAACCCAGAAGCACAAGCCATGGAAGTGGATTTTGAATGTCAAACAAGCTATATATCATCAACAATGTTAGATCTACATGTGGCCATTCTTTCTCATTTACAAGACTAGTTTATATAATCCAGCAGGCTGAACAAAACAGCTGGGAAATGCTAGAGTATTAGATTCATTTCAGCTCACGGAGAAAAATTTGCTTGACTGAGATTACCTGGCATCACGGAATCCAGTCAGTGCCAAATAAAGTGTTCGTGGAATAGGTGTTGCTGAAAGTGTGAGCACATCAACAGAGGTCTTGAATGAAGCAATCTTCTCTTTCTGTTTAACGCCAAATCTCTGGAAAGCAAATAGGGATACAAATACTCAAATATCACTGGAAAGTAAAAACTTTGGATACTAAATGCTGCTTCAGAAAAGATAGGTATAACAAGAATAACACAGAATTTCCAATTAGGTAATACAGGTTACTAAAGAGAGTCAATCAAGCAGGACCAAGTGCTACTCCGTCGATTTCCTTTGCTAACATGGGACCCCACAGCTTCTTCCAATTAGAGTGGTATCTTAGGCATACAATTTGTATTGTGGACAGTTGTTGTCATAGGCTTTCATTTGAAGGAGCAATCTACTTATTCTCTTTGCAATTGTTTTTCAAATCGCATTCGCAAGTTCATACAACTCATTGTCTTCTCCCTCACTTCTTTTCTCTAATAGTTTAAGCTTCTGTGGATTTTAAGTGAATTTCTTTCTAGTCTAGAGAGCATAAAGAATTTGTGAAATTACTCAGCACTCTGCTAAGAATATCATTATAAATCAAAACTCCAAAGCCATCAGTATCTCCTAGCATTTGTTATAGAAACATAATGAGCTTTTGTTTTAAAGATTAACCTTCACTTCAACAAATTGCATGTCACAGAATGGCAGTTTATGAACTTTCTACTAATAAAGTTTGGCTCTAGTCTTCAGGATGCATGAGTTCATGCTATAGTTTTGAATCAGAATGGATAGCATGAGACACAGGTAATCTAGAAGTATATTTTGCACAATTATGATCTCAATCAGTGCAATAACAATTTTATGAATGTGTATACTAATCTTGAtgttaaaaaaacaaatcatttACTATATGTggaagataaaaaaaagaggGGAAACCTGTTCCTCGTCAACAACAAGCAGGCCAAGTTTATTATACACAACACGATCACCCAGCAGCGAATGTGTCCCAACTATAATCTCCAGCTCACCATTCTTAATCATCTCTAGATGCTGCTCTTTCTCTGACTTGGTCTTGAAGATAAACAGGATGAATTCCATGGAACAAAGTTagtacaaaaacaaaaaaaagtacaagATTATGCATTCAGGTCCAGAACAAGCATACACTATTGTACAAAGACTGAAAAAAACTATGAAGGAGTTCCAAAATTAGACCCGCAAGTTGAAACTATGTTCACAGATATTTACTTATCCAAATATAACAACATTGTGCATTTCTAGCTTCTAGAGACCATCATCATGCTGCAAGTGTATAAAAAATCATATACTAGGTAGCCATGTCTCTGCATTCCACCCATTAAATTCAACCCAGTGATACGTCAAGCTTAAAACAAAATTCCTTCTGATAACAGAAGCACCAAACCATACCCAGTGATACGTCAAGCTAAAAACAAATTACTTCTGATAACAGAAGCACCAAAGCAAACAAAAAACCTTGACTTACACCAAATCTGTAGAATACCAAAGCACAAATTCCACCCAGGCCCAAACCAAAACCTGAAAACCAGATGGTGTGAACAAAAAGCTTCTCTTTTGATGATACAATGCTTCATGAATTATTTGGCATTCACTATAGGTTCATTCAGCTAACCAAGCAGCATTTAAGATGTCTAAGATATAGgaaaaatatagatataaatgGAACTCAAATAACCACTTTTTCAAAAGAATCACATAAGGCAtaaaggaaaaaatttcataCCTGAAACCTACTCAGAAGTCCAACCCTGATATAATGGTAACTAGAGAACCGCTCTGAGATGACATCAAAATGTTGTTTGGCCAGCACAATTGTTGGGGCCAAAACCATTGCCTGTTTGCCAGCTGAGACCACACAAAATATGGCACGTAATGCAACTTCAGTTTTACCAAAACCAACATCCCCGCAAATCAGTCTATCCATAGGGTTTTCTCTCTCCGTCAGATCCCTTTCCACATCCATGAATGCCTAGGTGAGAATCTAAATTGTGAGAGAAATGAACATCAACTAGGCCAGCTATATTGAAAAATAACTGAAGCAACTGCATATATGTAATGCATTGGTATGGAAGTATATTGAGAGTGGTAGACTAAACTGTCATCAGGATACTTCAAGGTCCTCAAAAATTTGATGATTACAGAGCAAACCATATGTTCATTCTTATTACCTGTTTTTGATCAGGGGTTGGTTTGTATGGGAACTGGGAAGTAAATTCAGACGAGGCAGCAACCTTTGGGTAGGTAGGCCGCTTCTGTTTGAGTCTATGCAAGTACAACTCCATCAAGTCAACAACCATTTTCTGAACAGCAACTTTACCCTTAATTCTTCTCCTCTCCCATGTAGTGGTATCATTCAATTTGCTCAATGTCCGTGGCTTTTTGGATTCATTTGGACTGGAAGCAGAAAACAAGGAATCAATTAGCATCAAATAATTGGAAATTCGATCTAGTACAGCCAAACATCGAAACCAACACAAATGTTTTTTAGGGGACTTATACCACTC
This genomic interval from Salvia splendens isolate huo1 chromosome 13, SspV2, whole genome shotgun sequence contains the following:
- the LOC121762586 gene encoding ATP-dependent DNA helicase At3g02060, chloroplastic-like isoform X1 gives rise to the protein MTVMASPKLFGSSLSSMDALNCAPFINWRDFNTGRGADAKHWFRFGFRLRVTARGALWSPPLTPRDINGAGTSRTRRTPVESERRDSISLLNERIRREHCKRESQPSRPSMDAKEADMYIQKVKEQQQRGLQKLKGERVGGDGSASSFSYKVDPYSLRSGDYVVHKKVGIGRFVGVKYDVPKGASSEPIEYVFIEYADGMAKLPVKQAARMLYRYNLPNESKKPRTLSKLNDTTTWERRRIKGKVAVQKMVVDLMELYLHRLKQKRPTYPKVAASSEFTSQFPYKPTPDQKQAFMDVERDLTERENPMDRLICGDVGFGKTEVALRAIFCVVSAGKQAMVLAPTIVLAKQHFDVISERFSSYHYIRVGLLSRFQTKSEKEQHLEMIKNGELEIIVGTHSLLGDRVVYNKLGLLVVDEEQRFGVKQKEKIASFKTSVDVLTLSATPIPRTLYLALTGFRDASLISTPPPERVPIKTHLSAYTKERVTSAINHELDRGGQVFYVLPRIKGLEEVMEFLEQSYPNIEIAIAHGKQYSRQLEDTMEKFAQGHIKILVCTNIVESGLDIQNANTIIIQDVQQFGLAQLYQLRGRVGRADKEAHAYLFYPDKSLLSDLALERLAALEECKDLGQGFQIAERDMAIRGFGNIFGEQQTGDVGNVGIDLFFEMLFESLSKVDEHRVIVVPYHSVQFDVNLNPHLPSEYINYLENPLEILDEAEKAAEKDIWNLIQFTENLRRQYGKEPYSMEILLKKLYVRRMAADLGITTVYASGKMVQMKTNMSKKVFKLMMDSMTSEVHRNSLVFEYGSIKAELLLELPREQLLDWIFQCLSELYASLPALIKY
- the LOC121762586 gene encoding ATP-dependent DNA helicase At3g02060, chloroplastic-like isoform X2, translating into MTVMASPKLFGSSLSSMDALNCAPFINWRDFNTGRGADAKHWFRFGFRLRVTARGALWSPPLTPRDINGAGTSRTRRTPVESERRDSISLLNERIRREHCKRESQPSRPSMDAKEADMYIQKVKEQQQRGLQKLKGERVGGDGSASSFSYKVDPYSLRSGDYVVHKKVGIGRFVGVKYDVPKGASSEPIEYVFIEYADGMAKLPVKQAARMLYRYNLPNESKKPRTLSKLNDTTTWERRRIKGKVAVQKMVVDLMELYLHRLKQKRPTYPKVAASSEFTSQFPYKPTPDQKQAFMDVERDLTERENPMDRLICGDVGFGKTEVALRAIFCVVSAGKQAMVLAPTIVLAKQHFDVISERFSSYHYIRVGLLSRFQTKSEKEQHLEMIKNGELEIIVGTHSLLGDRVVYNKLGLLVVDEEQRFGVKQKEKIASFKTSVDVLTLSATPIPRTLYLALTGFRDASLISTPPPERVPIKTHLSAYTKERVTSAINHELDRGGQVFYVLPRIKGLEEVMEFLEQSYPNIEIAIAHGKQYSRQLEDTMEKFAQGHIKILVCTNIVESGLDIQNANTIIIQDVQQFGLAQLYQLRGRVGRADKEAHAYLFYPDKSLLSDLALERLAALEECKDLGQGFQIAERDMAIRGFGNIFGEQQTGDVGNVGIDLFFEMLFESLSKVDEHRVIVVPYHSVQVLSTFQHNLTR